The Sebastes umbrosus isolate fSebUmb1 chromosome 23, fSebUmb1.pri, whole genome shotgun sequence genome contains a region encoding:
- the ndufa12 gene encoding NADH dehydrogenase [ubiquinone] 1 alpha subcomplex subunit 12: MAEYVNVVRRALGQIGGHGGIRGLLTQFFRANDVKTGALVGVDKYGNKYFEDNKHYFFGRHRWVIYTTEMNGKNTMWEVDGSMVPAEWHRWLHCMTDNPPTTHPPEPKKFLAEVHQFNVSGSSQQYVPFSTTTKKIHEWVPPKAGAP; encoded by the exons ATGGCGGAGTATGTTAACGTCGTCCGAAGGGCTTTGGGACAAATAGGAGGTCACGGAGGAATCCGAGGGCTTTTAACTCAGTTCTTCAG GGCGAATGATGTGAAGACAGGAGCCCTGGTTGGTGTGGATAAATATGGAAACAAATACTTTGAGGACAACAAGCACTACTTCTTTG GACGTCATCGCTGGGTGATCTACACCACAGAGATGAACGGAAAGAACACCATGTGGGAGGTGGACGGCAGCATGGTTCCAGCTGAATG GCATCGCTGGCTGCACTGTATGACAGACAACCCCCCCACCACACATCCACCAGAGCCCAAGAAGTTCCTGGCCGAGGTCCACCAGTTCAACGTTAGCGGCAGCTCACAGCAGTACGTGCCcttctccaccaccaccaagAAGATCCACGAGTGGGTTCCACCCAAAGCCGGAGCTCCGTGA